One window from the genome of Sardina pilchardus chromosome 12, fSarPil1.1, whole genome shotgun sequence encodes:
- the LOC134097613 gene encoding enoyl-[acyl-carrier-protein] reductase, mitochondrial, which produces MRGLFRGALRAQRLWVQGGGPRWGAGHWHWRTVHSCSALVYRKHGPDLDQLRIEQWDSPEVGPHSVRLQMLAAPINPADINMMQGTYPILPEFPAVGGNEGVGEVVEVGEEVTSVRVGDWVLPVDAGFGTWRTEVVCEATELLKAPSDVSLLGAATIAVNPCTAYRMLHDFQQLSPGDTVIQNGANSAVGQAVIQIAAALGLRTINIVRNRPNYESLSAELKAMGADYVLTEEELHRTGLGHILQEVPQPRLGLNCVGGLSGGLVLAHLDSGGTLVTYGGMAKKPLQIPAKSLIFKNISLKGFWMTQWKRNNRKDLHLLQSMVDALCAMLRSGQLSPPSCVLVPFQQYTQALRATVQPHQPKQVLLMH; this is translated from the exons atGAGGGGTCTGTTCAGGGGAGCGCTGCGGGCCCAGAGGCTCTGGGTGCAGGGTGGAGGCCCGAGGTGGGGTGCTGGTCACTGGCACTGGAGGACCGTCCACTCCTGCTCGGCACTGGTGTACCGAAAACACGGACCCGACCTAGACCAGCTGAG GATTGAGCAGTGGGACTCGCCAGAGGTTGGCCCACACAGCGTAAGACTGCAGATGCTTGCTGCGCCCATCAATCCTGCAGACATAAATATGATGCAAG GAACCTACCCTATTCTCCCAGAATTCCCCGCGGTGGGTGGGAATGAGGGGGTGggtgaggtggtggaggtgggcgaGGAGGTCACCTCCGTGCGTGTAGGTGACTGGGTCTTACCTGTGGATGCTGGCTTTG gaacctGGAGGACGGAGgtggtgtgtgaggccacaGAGCTGCTGAAGGCCCCCAGTGATGTGTCTCTGCTGGGGGCCGCCACCATCGCAGTCAACCCCTGCACGGCCTACAGGATGCTGCACGACTTCCAGCAACTCAGccctg GGGACACGGTCATTCAGAATGGAGCGAACAGTGCAGTGGGGCAGGCAGTGATCCAAATTGCTGCGGCACTCGGCCTGAGGACCATCAACATCGTCCGAAACAG GCCGAATTATGAGAGCCTCTCAGCAGAGCTAAAGGCCATGGGAGCAGACTATGTCCTCACAGAGGAGGAGTTACATAGGACAGGACTGGGCCACATATTACAG gAGGTGCCACAGCCCAGGTTGGGCCTGAACTGTGTGGGTGGCCTGAGTGGAGGTCTGGTGCTGGCCCATCTGGA CTCTGGTGGGACTCTGGTGACATATGGTGGCATGGCCAAGAAGCCTCTTCAGATCCCTGCA AAGTCTCTTATATTCAAAAACATCTCGCTAAAAGGATTCTGGATGACCCAGTGGAAAAGAAACAACCGGAAAG atCTGCACCTGCTGCAGTCTATGGTAGATGCCCTGTGTGCCATGCTGAGGAGTGGTCAGCTCAGCCCTCCCAGTTGCGTCCTGGTCCCATTCCAGCAGTACACACAAGCCCTACGGGCCACGGTGCAGCCGCACCAGCCCAAACAAGTGCTGCTCATGCACTGA